TTAAGATAAACTGAATCAGTTTGATGCAGTGATTTTTAATATGAAGAAAAGTAACACGAGAAAGGAGTTTTCGCCAACCTGTTTCTCTCGTCTCTTCTTTGTCTCACAATCAGTCAAAAAGTCCCGGGCACTTTAAATAATTCTACTCTAGATGTAAATAAGCggcatttaaataaagttttatcgattcatttttaaaacaaccGCCCCCTAGTGTTTTACGACTGTCGTAGCAGCAGCGGCTGTCGCCATAACAACGTAGGGACGGTCTGAAAAGAGCGCGTTTTGCGCCATACGGAAAAAGGAATAAATTCGCTTACTGGGGACCAATTTAAACATTATAATTATTACGAATCGTGTCGTTCATCTTTAACATCCGGTAAACTAACTGTCAGTAACATTTTTAAACTCAGACAGCCATTAAAGAGTTAAACGCACTACGCGTTTTATTTGCGTAGAGGATTTTACATCCTGCCCCTGGTATCGTTGTTGCGGAAGTGAAAAGTCTACGTGTGGAAGAAAGGTTGGCTTGACCGTATTTGAACACCTTGCACACCAGCACTGCTCATGTCCAATCCAGGTTAGCTGTTTCCGTCGAACCAGTCTTCCTCAcccatcccccctcccccccgtTAGGCAAATGGATGCTTTGAGCGGTAGTCGGGGCGTATAAATGGGACGGAGAGGCGACGACAAGCTGTAATGCTGCGCCGGGTGCGGCAGTCTCTCCGGCAGGTGCTGTTTCTGATGGCCCGGAGACCGGATCTGCTCTGCGGGGCTATCGTGCTCGGCGTCCTGCTCGTGCTGGCCGTCAAGTTCACGTGCAGGTAAACATGGGCACGAGCTTCTGTTTATCCTCTGACAGCGCGAGCTTGCTTGTGTGTGACCAGGCTAACACGAGACCCCTTAAAACACAAACTAAGTGGAATGGTTAGTCAGGTGAGCGAAGAGCGGCGTTGTAACACTGTTAGGTCGTGAATGAACTACTCCTCGCTGTCTGCAGTAGTTACAAACAAGGGCTTCATTATTAGTGCTGCTAATCTAAAACTGACGTGTACTGTAGACAATGAGATTAACTAAGGACATCGCATTAATCTTTCAAGGAAATGTTGGGCGTTTTTTACTCAGATAAAACCCAGAAAAGACTGCAGGAAGATCATAATGAGATTATTAATGTTTAAATAGTAATATCTGGTGACATCCCTGACACACTGTGCTGTCATCATCTTGCAGCTTTGGCCTCTGCAACTTTAAGGTTCTTCAAAGCTTATACCACTTGTCGTTCAGTTATGGTGAATGAAAGTGCTGGAATCCTTCAATTGTGTAAAAGTGTGGCAACTGTTGCTGAATGATTGACTTGTTGGCTAAGCAGTTACTCAGTCGCCCTCTCGAAAATCCAGCTGAGACGATAATTGCCACAAAGACTGAAATTTGAAACCGACTCCACGCAAATTATACCAGGCAAATTCTGCTTCTCGTCATGCTGAGGTAATTTTGCTCCCGCTGTAACAATGTAGACATTTTTGCATAGCCTCTGGGGGAGGCAGAATGTGTAACATCCCCAAACACAGCAGAGTTTTTCACATTGCTTTCTGTGGATGCAAAGATATAGCCTTTCCTCCCCTCGTACATCAGCTTAGAATACCCTCAATTTCCAAATACCATTGCTTCTACTCTCATTTTCCAAATTTAACACATGCATATTCCAATATGTGCAACTCAGAGTAGTATGCAAGGCTGGAGGTTACTGCAGCACTCACATCAACCGATGATGGACACACTGCCATGATGAGCGAATCTCATGGAAGTGACACAGAGTTGTAGCTCATGGATTTAATAACCTGGCAAGATTGTTTGAATTCTTTACATATGCTGAATATTATCTTATTATGTGACTGTGATCTCTTTGCACCCCTCAGCGTTACTCTTCTCATTTATTTCTGTAGTCGTGCTAAGAATGTGGTGGCAGCAGCTCGGCCTCCGGTGCGTTTCTTTTCTCCTGACGCCCCGGTGGTGGATCTCTACTTGGGCCAGCTTGACCAGGTGAGATTCAAGGATTCAGACTTGATGGCAATCACTGTATTTTCCTTTGTTTGATACTTCATTTGCTCAAATTGTAAAAGAGAACAAATGGAAAGAGCCAAGAGAGTTTCTAAAACTCCAGTTAAATGTTTTGTCGTCGTAATCAAACTTGTGGTGCTCTGTGAGTCtgaaaggggttttttttcttcacaggtGGAGCGTCTCAGGAGTGTGGCCGAGGTGtcctttattttcttctatGCACCATGGTGTGCTCACTCTATGGCTGCGCGACAGGAAGTGCAGCAGGTCGCTAAGAAGCTGGCCAAACAGGTACAAGTGAACGGAACCTCCCCCACTCAGGATTGTTTAAACATCAAATATTTAGATGTGCTTTACTTGGACAAAGACTAAGGAGGCGTCAGGAAACTGGGGCTTGTTCTTACGTGGATGCATGTTATGTTATCGCTTGTTACGCAACATATTGGGAAGAGTTTATAGGAGCAGCTTGAGAGACTGCAGTAAAGAGTGACTCTGATATACTTGAGTTAATACAATCTGTTCCCTTCAGCTtaaatacacactcacacattttTAGCTTGTGTCTCTCAAATGCAAATTCATAGTCGACTTGTTTTGGGCCTGTTTGTTAAGTAAATGAGTCATTACAGTGTGTGATTTTACACTGTTTTGTGTGTAGTCTACACACCATTTTGCTCATCTTTGTTTCTTAATGTGTCtcttcaaacacacaaacacaggtgcAGTTTGTGGCTGTTAACTGCTGGTGGAGTCAGGGGAAATGCAGGAGGCAAACCCACTTCTATCACTACCCCGTCATCCATCTGTTTTACAGAAGGTGAGACGGCGGGCTTGTCTTCACTTATGCTGGGAATTTGCTTTCAACAGCTTTAGCCAACAAAGAAGAATTGGGAAGGTACAGCCCcattccaaaaaagaaaaagctgggatGCTGTATGAACTGCACATAAAAactgatttgcaaatctcacgAAACCCATCTTTTATTCACAGaacaacacagaaaacatatcaaatgtttaaactgaaaaatgtaccattttaagaaaaataccggctcattttgaatttgatggcagcagcacttggggaaaaaagaagctgaGACTAGaccatgtttaccactgtgtagcatatgataaacatctgggaactgTGAGACCATCTGCTGGACTTTTGGAAGAGGAACGTTGCCCCATTCTTGTCTTGTATGACAGAGCCATGCTGTTGTCGATGCAATATGTGGTTAAGCATCGTTTGGTTAAAATATGCAAGGCCTTCCCTGAAAAAGATGTGTGGATCAGTCTGTTTTGAATGAGCTTTAGCTCAGAGAAGACGATGTTTGTATGTGGCTTCTTCATTACATGATAGATGGCACAGCCGAACTGTGTTCACAGACGGTGATTTCTGGAAGTGCTCCTGAGCCCATGAAGTGATTTCTTTGACAGAGtcatgcctgtttttaatgcagggCCTCCCGAGGGCCTGAAGATCATGAGCATCCAATATTGATTTTTGGCCGTTTCGcttgcacacagagatttctccacaTTCTTTGAATATTTTGAGGGTATCATGTCCTGCAGGGGGTGGCCTAGTGAAAGTCTTCACAGTATTATGTAGAGAAAAATTATTTCAGAAGTTTTAATAGCATAGGAATAGTAACTCTGGCTCTTtaagatgctcttttttttatacctaaccatgttactgacctgttgcaAATTAAGCAgattacaaaatgtttttgttgttgttttttttttttagtaccacttacttttccagctTCTTGTTGACTCCACCTAACTGACATGAGAcctgttgctgccatcaaattcaaaatgagctcataTCCAGAAATGATCAAATGTATGAGTTTAAGCAATCAATATGCTTTGTGTGTTCTTTTGTgaatgaaataatattttatttacttttgtatTTGGGTGTTCATACACAACTTCAGTCATAGACACGCATATTCAGAGAGGCTAAAGATGTATTTTAATACAAAACTGTGGGAAACACTTTGAATGCTTTGTTTCTTAATTGTAATTTAATTATGATTCAGTGGTTTTGTTGATATTTATTAGCATCTGTCGTACCTCTGTGTTTTCCACAGGTTTGGGCCAATAGAGTATAGAGGCCCATTTGTGGCTCCATACATGGAAAGTTTTGTACTCAGAGTCATCACACCACTGACTTACCTCCCATCAAGAGCTCATGTTGAAGAGTTCCTCGCCTATCATGAggtgtatttgagctttatacTTCTGTCACTGATTTACCCACAGAGCGTAGCCCACTGTAATGAATGTGTCTTGTGCATTTCTAGCCTCGAGTGGTGGGTTTCTTCCAGTTTAACTCTTCCCCCCAGCCCCCAGGATACATCACATTTCTGTCCTCTGCCCTGCAGGCCCTAAAATGGGGTAAGAAATAATCACACAGCTTCAAGGCTGATTGTTAAGGCCTTATGAACATTTTTACCTTGTCAAGTATGGGATTAAAATTCAAGGAGAGGCTGCTGTTGAAGAAAAGATAGGAGTGGCTGAAACAGACAGAACCCAAATGTGCATTTTACGATAAAGGGAACAGAAATGTTTGAAGTCACGagtttctctgttttttatGGTGCAGATTTCCGTGGTGTTGTACGTTTTGGGGTCGTGACCAACAAGCAGGTGGCAGGGGCCATCTCACTAACGGAGGATGAAACGGTTTTTCTCCACAGAAGATTTAACTCCTCTTTGGTAAGCAGTGTCAACACATGTTGTAGATGTGGTTCTTctagaaaatgcaaaaacactAATGACTTTAAAACTGTGGATGTATATGATGCTGTATGTTTATTCATCTGTTTTTTAAGATTTTTCCCAGGAACGACCTTAACTTTACGTCTGAGGCCATTTGTAGATGGGTGTTTGAAAACCATGAGACGGTCCTCCAGTGGCTACAGCCCCCAGGAACAAAGTCTCGCCTGTTAGAAGAGGAGCTGACTAAAGGCCCtgcactgctgctgtttgtgccaCACAATCCACTGGGAACACAGCCCAGCCCTGTGCTACAGCAGGTGAGCAGAAAAAAAGCAGACAAATATCATTTTTGAAATTATAGAATTGCTTTATTCTCTTACAAATTTGATTTGCAGCTATACTATTATTATACACTGAGCTAATGTCATCTGGCTTACCCATCTTCATTTAGCTGCcctgtatatttaaaaaaaaaaaaaaaaaagtttttttgatCATGTAACTGAgacttaaataaatattaagtaCGCTGGTAAAGGCAACTTTTACAGTGTCAGAAGCAGGAAAACGTGCAAGCATAAGGATTTGAGGGAGTTTGAAAGGGTGACATGGTGATGGCTAGACGACTGggtcttaggctacgttcacactgcaggcgaaagcgcatcaaatctgacttttttgaccctatgcgacccatatccgatcatggtatggcagtttgaacagcacaatccgatattttcaaatccaacttgggtcacttttgtatgtggtactgaatccgatacaaatctgatgttttagaaagcgactgctgtttgaacggtcatgtcgcattaaatccgtctttcacgtcactgacacaagacagacgccaattatcagcgccggagaagacatagtgaacgcttcctggccatccagtgtagatgttgggaagacaacgttggagaaacatGAACATTTTACTTGTACTATataatctgcaactatcctttgaagcaccgctcctctctaaaacagcaataaggatatttgttaggccatatgtaaatagcaaattaactttataacttaaagcaaaattgggaaacgtaaagtccgaaacaagtctttatattaacgGCCATCAGttaaacaatactgtttggtctgggtctaaacagcgcgctgtgtgtgacatcttcttttgcgcatgcgggccgtgatcggttcacactagagcgcatttgctgttacattttatttgtagtgtgaacaagcagacaaaaaaatcggatttgatcaaaaaatcggaattgagcattaagacctgcagtgtgaacgtagcctaagcgTCTCGATGGGTCAGGGTTGATTTGGCAGCAAAATGGGGACAAACACAATATTAGGGAGGTGGCCATGATGTTATGACCCTAACCCTTTGAAGGCTTTCCCAATTGGAAATGGCTTACTGAGGGATCTTGCTTTATTTGTGAAGCCTTTAGAGAgacatcttcctcctcctctgctttcTATATTATAAcgtattttttatgtatatattctTTAATTGTGTTGTTAAACACTGTTATTAAGTTATGCTTAAATTCTGCAGATTAAATCATTTTCAccccatttttgtttttctaggtTGCAGACATTGCTGTGCGTTACCACTCCTGTGACAACAGCCACCACTCCAGCTGGGACAAAAGTTTCTCCTTCCGCTCACTGTGCTGCCAGTCAGTTGTCCTCCCACAGTCGAGCACAAGCGTGTGTGAGGTGTGCCTCAGCCTTTCGTGGCCAAGCTTCACCACATCACCTCTGCACTGCTTGTTCCCTTCCTCGATCCAGGGAGGAGACGTTTTTCAGACTTATCTCAGACGCTGCTGCCTCCACCAGATCCCTTCCCCTGTGTCCATTAATAGTGCAACCTCAATGGGCTGTAGCAATTTTCTGGACAGCTACAGCCCATTTAGTCAATACAGTGCCTGCTGCAGAAAAGTAGAACCTCAGCTCAATGAATCACAAGCCAAAGAGGAGTCAGAGATGCAAAGTGTTCCTCCTTCCTTGATCCCTCCATTCTCTGTCCCTCAGCCGGAGGGAGACGGCATCACCGGGCTCCGTTGTCAAACCAACAGGACACTCAGGTTTTATGTGCTGGATGTTGCCCTGAACTGGCCTCTGGCAGTCAGGCTCGGAGCATCAGGCAACAGAAGTGCTTCTTTTGACCAAGAAGATGATAGGAGCGATGACGGGTCGTTTGCTGCTATTGTGAACCTGAAGGATGAAGTTCACTATGTTCTTCAGTACACTCCAGCAGCCACACTAACAGAATCTCTGGGTAAGACATGGGCAACTTTCATTCATCCAGCACgggctggttttgttttgtccCAAAAGTTGGGAGCTTGAATGATTTGGAATTTTTAAAGCATCTGGTGATTTCAAAATCCCATATTGTGTCTCTTCTGTCTCAGACTGCCGGGTTTCTTGTGGTTCCCagcatatttaaaagtagaatgggaggcaaagccttcagttttcaggccttTCCCTGTGGAACCAGCCCCCAGTTTGGATCCAGACAACAGACACCTTCTCTAATTTTAAGCTTAAAATGGTTTAAAACTTTAATTGTTGATAAAGCATGtagttagagctggatcaggtgaccccgAAACCtaccttagttatgctgcaacaggtctaggctgctggggacttcccatgatggACCCATGATGCACTTCTTTACTCACCCTTTTCCACCCACTatatgtttatacaccactctacATTTAAtctttagttattattattattattattattattatcattattatcattattgttgtttcttttccaaagcatgtcttttgttctgtctcactcccctcacccccaactcgTCATAGCAGATGGCTCTGCCAagggttttttcctgttaaaagggagtttttctttctcactaTCGCCAAGCGCTCGCTGAAAGGgagttgtctgattgttggggttttctctgtgttattgtagggtctttaccttacaataaaaagcgccttgaggtgactgttcttatttggcactatataaatataattgaaCTGTTTTTAGATCACCtggttgttgtgtgtgttgccAACAGGGAAGCTGCAGGAGGAGTGCCCTCTGGTAGACAAACTATACAGTGCCTCACACTCATAACATGGTTGAAGGATGTTATTCAAGTCTGCTTGGCGCTTTTAATTTTCATTCATTGGCCATCATAAATGGTGATACTGACATTGGCAAATAGTTAATATTAGCCGAAAATATCCACCAATAAATCAGTCAGGCACTGGTTTCTGCAAATGTCTTTAGGGCCTTTCGAAATACGAGTCATCTGTCCTTGATGACATTGTGATGTTGCTTGCACACATTCTTGTCCACAGGATTAAATTAGGCTTTGttcactgattctgatctgcCTTTCAGGAGTTTGGGGGTTTTTGAGTTGATGAAAACAACTTTGTTTGGCCTGCTTTCTTGAACAGGGGCCTCATCGGTTTAGATTTGTTTATTCTGTAAAAGACTCTTCGGGCAAACAACAGTTTTGCATAAAATGCATATCAGCAGATTAGGTCATTTGGCTCAGTCATATTTTGCATGCATGTGTAAATGCTTTCAGAGAATTCATTACACAAGAAGACACGGGTGATGTGGTTTTGTTTGGTCAGTGTTCACATAAAGATTTAATTTTTTCACTCTTTACTGCTTTTCTGACCTTCACCTTATGTGCTGATGTGACACACATACAAACCTGTCTCCTTTCTCTCTGTAGCTATAAGGTTGGTACCAGGTGCGTGATGGTGTACTTGAGTCTTATTCTTGCGCTAATTCTGTGTTCATGTTGTGTGTTTCATTGCagaggccttcatcaggaacttcAGCGCTCCCTACAGCCTCTTGCAGAGACACTTGGTTGGAGAGGAGGACAAGAAGGGAGCTGAAGAGAAGGCGAGGCGTTCAGACGAACACTCGCAGTCACCGCCACGCTTCCTCATCACAGAGTTGACCACTTCCTCCTTCCTGCCCTCCGTCATGGACCTTCAGAAGGTGACTAAGCGTTCTATAACACCCTCAGCAAATCAAGGCAGTTTGTGAAATTCTGAATTTCTTTTAAGAATTTCTGTGAAGCAACTTCCATgcacctaaaaataaaaatattaaaatatagaaaaagcATGATTTTAATGGAGGCTTAGTACGCTGCGTGCTCTACTTATGGAAGCAGG
This sequence is a window from Oreochromis niloticus isolate F11D_XX linkage group LG6, O_niloticus_UMD_NMBU, whole genome shotgun sequence. Protein-coding genes within it:
- the txndc11 gene encoding thioredoxin domain-containing protein 11 isoform X1 gives rise to the protein MLRRVRQSLRQVLFLMARRPDLLCGAIVLGVLLVLAVKFTCSRAKNVVAAARPPVRFFSPDAPVVDLYLGQLDQVERLRSVAEVSFIFFYAPWCAHSMAARQEVQQVAKKLAKQVQFVAVNCWWSQGKCRRQTHFYHYPVIHLFYRRFGPIEYRGPFVAPYMESFVLRVITPLTYLPSRAHVEEFLAYHEPRVVGFFQFNSSPQPPGYITFLSSALQALKWDFRGVVRFGVVTNKQVAGAISLTEDETVFLHRRFNSSLIFPRNDLNFTSEAICRWVFENHETVLQWLQPPGTKSRLLEEELTKGPALLLFVPHNPLGTQPSPVLQQVADIAVRYHSCDNSHHSSWDKSFSFRSLCCQSVVLPQSSTSVCEVCLSLSWPSFTTSPLHCLFPSSIQGGDVFQTYLRRCCLHQIPSPVSINSATSMGCSNFLDSYSPFSQYSACCRKVEPQLNESQAKEESEMQSVPPSLIPPFSVPQPEGDGITGLRCQTNRTLRFYVLDVALNWPLAVRLGASGNRSASFDQEDDRSDDGSFAAIVNLKDEVHYVLQYTPAATLTESLEAFIRNFSAPYSLLQRHLVGEEDKKGAEEKARRSDEHSQSPPRFLITELTTSSFLPSVMDLQKDVLLFYYTQWCGFCSVLNHIIIQLARLLQGNGTITVARVNVARNDLPWEFMVDHVPSILFFPRYRKHLSVKFPDNLPITLPNLLRFILQHSGSLHHAHKPSVETEGPGHSAFLRSEFLTLQREVQALHHARERLSQQLAQLWRDNRRLKFDTRALETENSELQQERQSLEEQHREKSRQLSEVVRRLQELADASENLLNENTLLRVLLRVLKDKTEAREQAEVERKETEQKRSHMAS
- the txndc11 gene encoding thioredoxin domain-containing protein 11 isoform X2, producing the protein MESFVLRVITPLTYLPSRAHVEEFLAYHEPRVVGFFQFNSSPQPPGYITFLSSALQALKWDFRGVVRFGVVTNKQVAGAISLTEDETVFLHRRFNSSLIFPRNDLNFTSEAICRWVFENHETVLQWLQPPGTKSRLLEEELTKGPALLLFVPHNPLGTQPSPVLQQVADIAVRYHSCDNSHHSSWDKSFSFRSLCCQSVVLPQSSTSVCEVCLSLSWPSFTTSPLHCLFPSSIQGGDVFQTYLRRCCLHQIPSPVSINSATSMGCSNFLDSYSPFSQYSACCRKVEPQLNESQAKEESEMQSVPPSLIPPFSVPQPEGDGITGLRCQTNRTLRFYVLDVALNWPLAVRLGASGNRSASFDQEDDRSDDGSFAAIVNLKDEVHYVLQYTPAATLTESLEAFIRNFSAPYSLLQRHLVGEEDKKGAEEKARRSDEHSQSPPRFLITELTTSSFLPSVMDLQKDVLLFYYTQWCGFCSVLNHIIIQLARLLQGNGTITVARVNVARNDLPWEFMVDHVPSILFFPRYRKHLSVKFPDNLPITLPNLLRFILQHSGSLHHAHKPSVETEGPGHSAFLRSEFLTLQREVQALHHARERLSQQLAQLWRDNRRLKFDTRALETENSELQQERQSLEEQHREKSRQLSEVVRRLQELADASENLLNENTLLRVLLRVLKDKTEAREQAEVERKETEQKRSHMAS